Below is a genomic region from Bacteroidales bacterium.
ATCTACCCGTATAAGGGTTGTGTTTATTCCGTTTTGAGTTTTTAAATCCCGGCTGACCAGTACCACGGAAGCATCCGTTGATTGTAGGTATTTGAAATATTTTGGATTTGCTATAAATGAAATGGTCCCTTCTTTACCTTCTTCTATTTTTGAAAAACCTTCGATTTTTATTTCCGGATCCCCTTCTAAATCACCATCCAATAAGTCAGCTATTTGCCGGGCAGTATATTCCATGATCTCTTAAAATTAAATTTTTGCAAAAATAATGATTATTATGAATTATATATTACATTCCTTGGGATAACATATAAAATATTTTTTTACGATCTTTGATAAAACAGGTAAACTGAGCATGTCCGAAGCTTCACCGATGTCTTTAATCTCTTTGTTTTTATATATAATCTGAATGTTATCGTTTAAAGTACTATATGCTTTGTTGATAATGCTATCCGTGAAAACAAAAAAATTGATTTCATCATCGGTGATGTCGGATTTATTCTTTATTTGCTCTTTTAACAGGTCCACCTTGTTCTTCTCAAAAGGTACATTTTGCAGCTCAATTTTATACAATTTTCGTTCCATAATCTGCCGGCAAAGTACGGATAATACCTTATCGTCGCATTCCATCCATGTTTTAAATGCCACCAGAATGTCCGTATCATCGAGTCTGGAAAACATTTTGAGCATGTTATTCCTGGTATCTCTTGTATATTCTTTATGGAGAAAATATGCCAGGGATTTCGGTGCGTCTAATTTAACTCCCTGATCGATAATTGCTTTGCTGCGTTTAAAAATGTTGATTAGCATTTGCTCGGCTGATACAACCGTTTTGTGGAAATACACCTGCCAGTACATAATCCAGCGTGCTATCAGAAATTTCTCAATAGAATGGATACCTTTTGCTTCTATTACCAATTGATCATTATATACATTGAGCATTTTAATGATTCTGTCGGAGCCGATTACTCCTTCCGAAACTCCTGTATAGAAGCTATCCCTTTTGAGATAGTCGAGCCTGTCCATATCCAGTTGACTGGATACCAGTTGATGAAGGAATTTTTTATCATACGCGTTTTTGTAAATTTTTATTGCCAGATCCAGTTGACGGTCGAATTTCTGGTTAAGATGATCCATGATCATGAGGGAGAAATGCTCATGATTATAATCTTCCATCCAGAAAGATTCGAGGGAATGAGAAAGCGGACCGTGGCCAATATCATGCAAAAGAATGGCAATTTTTACGGCTTGTGCTTCTTCTTCTGTTATTTCATGACCTTTTGACCGAATTGTGCTTATCGCAGACTGCATAAGATGAAGAGTACCAAGGGAATGCTGCAATCTTGTATGAGTAGCTCCGGGGTATACCAATTGTGTCAGCCCCAGTTGTTTAATCCTTCTCAGGCGTTGGAAAAACGGGTCCTCTATAAGATCATATATCGTTTCATCGTAAATGCTGATAAAACCATAAATCGGATCGTTAATTATCTTTTTTTTGTTCATAGCGGTTGCTTATTCGGATGAAACCCGTAACCAGGAAACTTGTAACACGAGAACAAAATTACCATGCGGGTATAATTTGATTATCAATAGATCAGCAAAATTAATAAATATTTCAGCCATCTGTACGTTTTCTGCTTCAAACCGTTCATTCATTTAACAGGTTATTAAAAAAATTGAATTTCAAATTGATTTATATACCAAGTTTACAAACTTTGCCTGTATTACAATGGAACCTGTATGTTACTCATGTTCTTGTTGTGAAGGTTCCCGGATAAGGGTTTCATCTGTAATTTTTAAATAAAAAAATAAAACATGATATAATTATTTGCCAATTAATAAGATTATTTTTAATTTTGCAGTGCGAAAAAAAGTGGAATTTTTTGATTGGGGACCGGGAAGTCCCCTTTTTTCGTATGCTTGATCGGGTAGAGTATGGTAAAGAACGGCGACATAGAAAAGGCACTTAATGAGCTGACCGGCAATACAGATTTTTTTGTTGTTGATATACAAAATAAAAAAGGGAAGATAACGGTTTTTATTGATAATTACAAGGGAATTAAACTGGAGGATTGTGTTAGAATCAATCAGGAACTGAGAAATTTATTTGCTGGGGAACTTGACGAATATAATTTGGAGGTTACCTCCCCTGGTTTAGATAGCCCTTTTAAAGTACATCAGCAATATGAAAAAAATATTGGCAATAAAGTGGGAGTATTGCTAAAAACGGGTCAGAAGATTGAGGGAAAGTTGCTTCGGACAGATAAAGAAGGAATAGCCCTGGAAGAGAAAAAGAGGATAAAGAAGAGCAATAAAAAAAAGACAACCATACGAAAAGAACATCACATTGCTTTTGATGAAATGGAATATACTAAAACAATAATTTCTTTTTAAAAATATGAAAGAGATGGATACTGCGAATTTATTTGATACTTTTTCCGAATTTAAGGACCTCAAGAACATCGACAGGGAAACGATGATGAATGTACTTGAAGAGGTTTTTCGCAAATCTCTCATTAAGCACTTTGGTACCGATGAGAATTTTGACATTATCATAAATATAGATAAAGGGGACTTTGAAATCTGGAGAAACAGAGAAGTTGTTAATGACGGCGAGGTAGAAGACGAGAATCTGCAAATTCCCCTTTCGCAGGCAAGGAAAATCGATGATGATTATGAAGTTGGGGAAGAGGTAACCGATGAGGTTAAACTGGAAGATTTCGGTCGCAGGGCTATCCTTTCACTCAGACAACATCTGACATCAAAGATTCTTGAAATTGAAAGAAATAATGTTTTTGCCAAATATAAGAAGAAAATAGGCCAGATTGTCAGCGGAGAGGTTTATCAGGTCTGGAAGAAGGAGATTTTGATTCTGGATGATGAAGGCAATGAACTGATATTACCCAGAGAAGAGCAGATTCCTTCTGATCATTTCAGGAAGGGGGATTTGCTGCGAGCTGTGGTAATAAGAGCTGAAATGAAAAACAATACTCCCCTGATCATCATTTCGAGGACTTCTCCCATATTCCTGGAGCGGTTGTTTGAATTTGAAGTTCCGGAAATCTATGACGGTTTGATTACGATTAAAAAAATAGTAAGAGCTCCCGGGGAGAAGGCCAAGGTTGCAGTGGAATCCTATGATGATCGAATCGATCCGGTGGGTTCGTGTGTTGGAATGAAAGGTTCAAGAATTCATGGAATTGTAAGGGAGTTAAGAAATGAAAACATTGATGTTGTCAATTATACGACAAATACACAGCTTTTTATTCAAAGAGCCCTGAGCCCTGCAAAAGTGAATTCTATTAAGATCAATGAGGAAGAGAAAAGTGCAGAAGTGTTTCTTGACGCGGATGAAGTATCCCTGGCTATCGGGAAAGGCGGGTTGAATATAAAGCTGGCCAGTCAGTTAACGGGATATGAGATCGACGTTTACAGAGAGACCCAGGAAGACGAGGAGGATGTTAATATAGATGAATTTTCCGATGAAATCGAGCAGTGGGTGTTAGATGTCCTCAAGTCCGTAGGCCTGGATACGGCAAAAAGCGTATTGGAGCTGGACAAGGAAGAATTGGAGAGAAGAACGGACTTAGAGAGAGAAACGGTTGATGAGATCACGGAAATTTTTAAATCAGAATTTGAATAAATTGGCATATTAATTATATTTTAGCACCGTTATTGTCAACAAAAGATTTTTAGAATATAATTTGTGGAAGGTTTATGGCAACAGACAAAAAAGTAAAGCGATTAAGTAAAGTGGCTAAGGAATTTAATGTTGGGATCCATACGCTTGTGGATTATCTCAACAAGAAGGGGTATAATGTTGACACCAATCCGAATGCAAAGGTTTCTCCTGAACAATATGAATTATTGCTAAAGGAATATAGTTCCGAAATTGATGTAAAAAGACAATCTGAAAAAATTGGCAAGAGTTATTCTGAGACGAAAAGCTCGATATCGGTTGGTGATATGGATAAAAAAGAAGAAGAAGCAGAAACAGAAACAGAGGACAAGAATAAGGAGGAAAAAGAGGATGAGCTGTTTATTAAGGATGTAAGTGGAAAAAAAGCAGAAGCACAGGATACCGAAGAAAAAGAAGAGGAAGCAACAACTGAAAAGGAAGAGAAGAGCGAAGAAGATCAACAGGAAACAACTGAACCCAAAGTTATTGGAAAGATAGATCTGGACTCTTTCGGCAAAAGTAAGAAGAAGAAAAAAGAAGAACCTCCGAAGGAAGAAAGCAAGAAAGAAGAGCAGGTGCCTAAGGAGGAAGCTGAAAAAGAGGAGGAGCAGGTGGAAGGTAAAGAAGAACCTGTTGATACGGAAAAAGAAACGAAGGAAGAAGCGGAAGAGAAATCGGAAGAACCTGCAGAGGAGACAGCAGGAGAGACAGATTCCGGAGTGGATGAGCAGGAAGAGGAACATAAAGAGGAGGAGATTTCTGAGGAGGAGATTTCTGAAGAAGAGATTTCTGAAGAAGAAATTTCAGAGGAGGAAAAAGAGAAAATTAAGGTGGTTGGAAAAATCGATCTGGATTCTCTGAATCAAAAAACCAGGCCTGACAAGAAAACCAGAAAAGAACGCGAAGCAGAGCGACAAGCCAAGGAAAAAGTACAGAGGGAGAAGCGAGCCCGCAAAAAAGAGACGGAAGAAGGTTCAAAAACATCTGCCGGAGAGTCAACCGGTAAAGAAAAAGAAAAAGAACGGGAAAAGGCAGGCTCTAAAGAGGATTTCAGGCCTAAGCGAAAAAGAAGGAAAAGAATCCATAAGGATAAAGAAAGGGTTCAGATTGACGAAAAGAAATCGGCACCCGACGAAAAGAAATACACCAGGAAAAAGAAAAAGAAGAAACGACCTGTACATAAAGATATTAAAGAGGAAGATGTCCAGAAACAAATCAAAGAAACACTTTCCAGGTTAGAAAGCAAAGGCAAGTCAAAGGCTGCAAAATACAGACGGGAAAAGCGCAATGTAATAAACCAAAGGCAGAAGGATGAAGAAGAAAAGCAGGAACAAGAAAAGAATGTACTTAAAGTTACTGAATTTGTTTCTGTTAATGAGTTGGCCACAATGATGAGTGTTCCTGTAAACGATGTTATACAAACCTGTATGAACCTGGGGCTTTTGGTTTCGATTAATCAGAGGCTGGATGCCGAAACCATGGCCCTTGTTGCCGATGAATATAATTATAAGGTTGAATTTGTAAGTGCCGAGGTACACGAAGCCATACAGGAAGATGAGGATAATGAGGAAGACCTGCAGCCTCGTGATCCCATTATTACGGTGATGGGTCACGTAGATCACGGAAAAACTTCATTGCTCGATTTTATCAGAGAGGAAAATGTTATAGCTGGCGAAGCTGGTGGCATAACCCAGCATATCGGTGCTTACCGCGTTGAAGTAGAGGAAGGGCGTAGTATCACTTTCCTTGATACACCGGGTCACGAGGCATTTACTGCCATGCGTGCCAGAGGAGCTCAGATAACCGATATTGCCATTATTGTTGTTGCGGCTGATGACAATATCATGCCGCAGACCATCGAGGCCATTAATCACGCGTCGGCTGCAGGTGTGCCCATTATATTTGCCATCAATAAAATTGATAAACCAGGAGCCAGTCCCGAAAGAATTAAGGAGGAACTGGCCAACATGAATTACCTGGTTGAAGATTGGGGTGGAAAGTATCAATCGCAGGATATTTCCGCAAAAAATGGAGTCAATATAGAGGAGCTTCTGGAAAAAGTATTGCTTGAATCAGATATTCAAGATCTTAAAGCCAATCCCAATAAACAGGCTAAAGGAACTGTTATTGAGTCATGGTTGGACCGTGGACGGGGATATATTGCCAACCTGCTTGTTCAGGGAGGTACAATGAGAGTTGGTGAGGTTATATTGGCCGGTAGTCACATGGGTAGAGTCAGAGCAATGTTCAATGAGAGGGGTCAGCGATTGGAGGCGGCCGGTCCCTCGCAGCCGGTTCAGTTGCTTGGCTTAAACGGAGCACCACAGGCCGGCGATAAGTTCAATGTTATGGAGAGTGAGAAGGAGGCCAAGGAGATTGCCAATAAACGGGGTCAGCTTGAGCGGGAGCAGAATATGAGAACTCAGAAACACATTACCCTCGATGAGATAGGAAGAAGAATTGCCATTGGTAACTTTAAAGAGGTAAATCTTGTTGTTAAGGGTGACGTGGATGGATCCATTGAAGCCCTTAGTGATTCATTCTCTAAGCTGAGCACGGAAGAATTGCAGGTAAATATTATTCATAAAGGAATTGGACAGATTACAGAATCGGATATCCTGCTTGCAGCAGCTTCCAATGCCATCATCATTGGTTTCCAGGTAAGACCCTCAAGTAATGCAAGAAAAATTGCAGAAAAAGAACAAATTGATATCCGCTTGTATTCAGTAATATACGATGCCATTAATGACATGAGAGATGCCCTTGAAGGCATGTTAACCCCTGAAGTTAAGGAAGAAATTACAGGATATGCCGAAGTGAAAGAAACCTTTAAAATTAAGAAAGTGGGCACCGTTGCTGGCTGTATCGTAAGAGATGGCAAACTGGAAAGAAATTCCAGGGTAAGGGTCATTCGTGATGGAATTGTAATTTATACGGGCGAGCTGGAATCCCTGAAAAGATTTAAGGATGATGTAAAAGAAGTGAGAGAAAGTTATGAGTGCGGACTGAATGTTAAGAACTACAACGACATTAAAGTTGGAGATTATATCGAAGGCTTTAAGCAGGTTGAAGTGAAAAGGACATTGGACACTTCTCAGCAACAAAAGGCTTAAATCTCATCTCATAGGAAAAAAAGGTAAAAGGTCTAGTTTTTCAACCAGACCTTTTACCTTTTTTTGATGCTATTATAATAAACCCTTAATGTGATTGTTTATGACTGGATTAATTCTTTGTACGCGGAGGCATCCAATAAATCGTCCAGCTCTGACTTATCACTCAGTTTTACTTTAATCAACCATCCTTCTCCATATGGATCCTTGTTGACGATCTCCGGTGAGTCTTCAAGCTTTGAATTGACTTCCTGTACTTCACCTGAAATGGGCATGAAAATATCAGAAACCGTTTTTACGGCTTCTATTGTTCCAAAAACTTCTTCTTTTTTAAGTTTTTCGCCTTCTGTTTCAATTTCCACAAATACAATGTCGCCTAATTCATTCTGGGCATAATCGGTAATGCCCACGTAAGCTTCATCTCCATCAACTTTAATCCATTCGTGATCTTTGGTATACTTAAGATTTTCAGGAATGTTCATGACTTTTGTTTTTTTAATTTAAATTGAAATCAAAGATACAAATTTTTTTTATATTAAAATTATTCTGCCAGAGTAAATCTCAAACTGAATCCAAAATTGGTATTGGAAGTAGGGTAGGAGCGGGATATTTTGGGCTCGTTCACATTTCTGTCGAAAAATACACGCACGTTTAAACGATTACTAAGCGCATAATCTGAGGAAAATCCTATTACCACATTTCTTTGACCCGCAGTAGGCATATCGTCCACATCTTCATCCAGTTTTCTTAAAATGGTCAGGTTGTCGCGAAGCTTAACATTTCCTTTGATATTCAAATCATTTTGAAAGGCTTCCCTCTGACCCCCAAAATCCAGAATAAGGTTGAAATTTTCAAACCGGTATCCTACACTAAATGAATATTGGTCACTTAACGTTTCCGTTACCTGATTGTTTGCAAAACTAAGGGAGACCCTTCTGGACTTGGATATCTGAAAACTGGTAGTAAGATTGTTTTGCCATGTAACATCGAAGTTAATCAGTGGATTGAATTGCTCGTTAATGGCTACGGAATTGATTTCATATTTGGGGATGAAGTTGTTTTTCACATCCCTTAAATGGCTCAGATTATCTTCCAATGAAGTATAATCAGGATTAAGCAGAAAATTCCCTATCGTATATGTTGACTTGTAGGAGTGACTGATATTGACACTTTGGGCTACTTCTTTGATAAAAGACACGTTGCTTAAATTGTTGAAATTTATCCTCCAATTGGGAAAAGGAATCATGGGGAATTTGTCCAGCGGAGCGTTATTGATACCGTATTCGCCGTAGGCGGACAGGAATGCCGGAATAAGTACATGCTGGCTGGTGGGTCCATAGCCGTCCCAGTACCCCTGGTTGTCCGAAGTGGATGGATCATACCCTCCTTCAGACTGTTCCCTCCTTCGTTCAGCCAGCCTTTGTGATATTTTTTTTCTGTTGGACCTGAGCTTATCAAAAGCATCTGAATGATAGTTGTTTTCCTGGCTGATTTCGTCAAAAGCAGTTCCAATGGAAAGAAAACTCATTGAAAAGTTACCCTGCTCCCGCAACCCGTAATTTCGTATTGTGCCGGTACTATCGGCAGTATAATATTCCCTTTGGCTATTTGACTCACTTCTGGAACCGTTAAGATCAATTCGGATTCCCTGGAAAGGTTCTATGGATGCCCTTAAGTTTAAATTTTTATTGTTGGTTAGCGTAAAGGGGCTGCTGAGATTTG
It encodes:
- a CDS encoding HD domain-containing protein, whose protein sequence is MNKKKIINDPIYGFISIYDETIYDLIEDPFFQRLRRIKQLGLTQLVYPGATHTRLQHSLGTLHLMQSAISTIRSKGHEITEEEAQAVKIAILLHDIGHGPLSHSLESFWMEDYNHEHFSLMIMDHLNQKFDRQLDLAIKIYKNAYDKKFLHQLVSSQLDMDRLDYLKRDSFYTGVSEGVIGSDRIIKMLNVYNDQLVIEAKGIHSIEKFLIARWIMYWQVYFHKTVVSAEQMLINIFKRSKAIIDQGVKLDAPKSLAYFLHKEYTRDTRNNMLKMFSRLDDTDILVAFKTWMECDDKVLSVLCRQIMERKLYKIELQNVPFEKNKVDLLKEQIKNKSDITDDEINFFVFTDSIINKAYSTLNDNIQIIYKNKEIKDIGEASDMLSLPVLSKIVKKYFICYPKECNI
- the rimP gene encoding ribosome assembly cofactor RimP, which produces MVKNGDIEKALNELTGNTDFFVVDIQNKKGKITVFIDNYKGIKLEDCVRINQELRNLFAGELDEYNLEVTSPGLDSPFKVHQQYEKNIGNKVGVLLKTGQKIEGKLLRTDKEGIALEEKKRIKKSNKKKTTIRKEHHIAFDEMEYTKTIISF
- the nusA gene encoding transcription termination/antitermination protein NusA, with the translated sequence MDTANLFDTFSEFKDLKNIDRETMMNVLEEVFRKSLIKHFGTDENFDIIINIDKGDFEIWRNREVVNDGEVEDENLQIPLSQARKIDDDYEVGEEVTDEVKLEDFGRRAILSLRQHLTSKILEIERNNVFAKYKKKIGQIVSGEVYQVWKKEILILDDEGNELILPREEQIPSDHFRKGDLLRAVVIRAEMKNNTPLIIISRTSPIFLERLFEFEVPEIYDGLITIKKIVRAPGEKAKVAVESYDDRIDPVGSCVGMKGSRIHGIVRELRNENIDVVNYTTNTQLFIQRALSPAKVNSIKINEEEKSAEVFLDADEVSLAIGKGGLNIKLASQLTGYEIDVYRETQEDEEDVNIDEFSDEIEQWVLDVLKSVGLDTAKSVLELDKEELERRTDLERETVDEITEIFKSEFE
- the infB gene encoding translation initiation factor IF-2; protein product: MATDKKVKRLSKVAKEFNVGIHTLVDYLNKKGYNVDTNPNAKVSPEQYELLLKEYSSEIDVKRQSEKIGKSYSETKSSISVGDMDKKEEEAETETEDKNKEEKEDELFIKDVSGKKAEAQDTEEKEEEATTEKEEKSEEDQQETTEPKVIGKIDLDSFGKSKKKKKEEPPKEESKKEEQVPKEEAEKEEEQVEGKEEPVDTEKETKEEAEEKSEEPAEETAGETDSGVDEQEEEHKEEEISEEEISEEEISEEEISEEEKEKIKVVGKIDLDSLNQKTRPDKKTRKEREAERQAKEKVQREKRARKKETEEGSKTSAGESTGKEKEKEREKAGSKEDFRPKRKRRKRIHKDKERVQIDEKKSAPDEKKYTRKKKKKKRPVHKDIKEEDVQKQIKETLSRLESKGKSKAAKYRREKRNVINQRQKDEEEKQEQEKNVLKVTEFVSVNELATMMSVPVNDVIQTCMNLGLLVSINQRLDAETMALVADEYNYKVEFVSAEVHEAIQEDEDNEEDLQPRDPIITVMGHVDHGKTSLLDFIREENVIAGEAGGITQHIGAYRVEVEEGRSITFLDTPGHEAFTAMRARGAQITDIAIIVVAADDNIMPQTIEAINHASAAGVPIIFAINKIDKPGASPERIKEELANMNYLVEDWGGKYQSQDISAKNGVNIEELLEKVLLESDIQDLKANPNKQAKGTVIESWLDRGRGYIANLLVQGGTMRVGEVILAGSHMGRVRAMFNERGQRLEAAGPSQPVQLLGLNGAPQAGDKFNVMESEKEAKEIANKRGQLEREQNMRTQKHITLDEIGRRIAIGNFKEVNLVVKGDVDGSIEALSDSFSKLSTEELQVNIIHKGIGQITESDILLAAASNAIIIGFQVRPSSNARKIAEKEQIDIRLYSVIYDAINDMRDALEGMLTPEVKEEITGYAEVKETFKIKKVGTVAGCIVRDGKLERNSRVRVIRDGIVIYTGELESLKRFKDDVKEVRESYECGLNVKNYNDIKVGDYIEGFKQVEVKRTLDTSQQQKA
- the gcvH gene encoding glycine cleavage system protein GcvH; the encoded protein is MNIPENLKYTKDHEWIKVDGDEAYVGITDYAQNELGDIVFVEIETEGEKLKKEEVFGTIEAVKTVSDIFMPISGEVQEVNSKLEDSPEIVNKDPYGEGWLIKVKLSDKSELDDLLDASAYKELIQS